The following are encoded together in the Bubalus kerabau isolate K-KA32 ecotype Philippines breed swamp buffalo chromosome 3, PCC_UOA_SB_1v2, whole genome shotgun sequence genome:
- the LOC129647180 gene encoding olfactory receptor 1361-like: MNCSKNTDFVLSGLSNDPDKPQLLFGLFLALYLLSLLGNLLLLLAIGADIHLHTPMYFFLSQLSLVNLCFTTTTAPKMLETLWTSNGLISFSECLAQLYFFTDFADMDNLLLTAMAINRYAAIHHPLHYALLMTPCRCALLLGGSWGVAHSISLVHALLLSQLSFYSNQEIPHFFCDFGPLLRFSCSDTHLKEDMMMVLTGLLGISPLLCIISSYAHIFLAVARIPSAQGKKKALATCSSHLSMVILFYSSVFATYLRSLSASHASGELGEAITYALVTPTLNPFIYSLRNKEVKRSLKRILGIESSWQETSVLGGKKITLFTTTLIKRAVNTKAFTCHTA; encoded by the coding sequence ATGAACTGCAGTAAGAACACTGACTTTGTCCTCTCGGGACTGTCCAATGACCCAGACAAACCACAGCTCCTCTTTGGTCTCTTCCTGGCCCTCTACTTGCTGAGTCTCTTAGGAAACTTGCTACTGCTACTGGCTATTGGCGCTGACatccacctccacacccccatgtacttcttcctcagccAGCTCTCCCTGGTCAACCTCTGCTTCACTACCACCACAGCCCCCAAAATGCTGGAGACTTTGTGGACCAGTAATGGACTGATCTCCTTCTCTGAGTGCCTGGCCCAGTTATATTTCTTCACAGATTTTGCTGATATGGACAACCTGCTTTTGACTGCCATGGCTATCAACCGCTACGCTGCCATCCACCATCCCCTGCACTATGCACTCCTAATGACTCCTTGCAGATGTGCACTACTGCTGGGTGGGTCATGGGGAGTCGCGCACTCTATCTCTCTTGTTCATGCCCTGTTGCTATCTCAGCTCTCATTCTATAGTAATCAAGAAATTCCccactttttctgtgattttggacCACTCTTAAGGTTTTCCTGCTCTGATACCCACCTCAAAGAGGACATGATGATGGTTCTGACAGGACTCTTAGGAATCAGCCCTCTCCTCTGCATCATAAGCTCCTATGCCCATATTTTCCTTGCTGTAGCTCGGATCCCATCAGCACAGGGCAAAAAGAAAGCCCTGGCCACATGCAGCTCCCACCTCTCCATGGTCATCCTCTTCTACAGCTCGGTCTTTGCCACCTACCTGAGGTCCCTGTCAGCTTCTCATGCCTCTGGGGAGCTGGGTGAGGCTATCACGTATGCCCTGGTCACCCCCACTCTCAATCCTTTCATTTATAGTCTAAGAAATAAGGAAGTGAAGAGATCCCTGAAAAGGATTCTGGGCATAGAGAGTTCATGGCAAGAAACAagtgttttggggggaaaaaaaatcacactctTCACCACCACACTGATAAAGCGAGCAGTTAACACCAAGGCTTTCACATGTCACACAGCATGA